Proteins from a genomic interval of Capsicum annuum cultivar UCD-10X-F1 chromosome 4, UCD10Xv1.1, whole genome shotgun sequence:
- the LOC107856161 gene encoding XIAP-associated factor 1 produces the protein MAVASDQATSICTHCDRAIPSTNLDLHFAHCSRNLEKCKICEDMVPRKFAEEHYLSTHAPVACSLCSETMDREILAVHKGEKCPKRIVTCDYCEFPLPAIDLFEHQEVCGNRTELCHLCSRYIRLRERDAHEGTCNGIISSIAESSRNARATERERGPPRRQPQEFSKKRLLFTIAITGIAVLLGSLLFQRKV, from the exons ATGGCTGTAGCTTCTGATCAAGCCACCAGCATCTGCACTCACTG TGACAGAGCAATTCCTTCCACCAATCTCGATCTTCATTTTGCTCACTGCTCCCGGAATCTTGAAAAATGTAAAATCTGTGAGGATATGGTTCCTAGAAAATTTGCAGAGGAACATTACTTGAGCACTCATGCTCCG GTTGCCTGTTCTCTGTGTAGCGAGACAATGGATCGTGAGATTCTAGCTGTTCATAAAGGTGAAAAATGCCCAAAAAGGATAGTGACATGCGATTATTGCGAGTTTCCTTTGCCTGCGATTGACTTATTCGAGCATCAG GAAGTATGTGGCAACCGAACAGAATTATGCCATCTTTGTAGCAGATATATTAGACTGCGAGAAAGAGATGCTCATGAGGGTACATGCAATGGAATCATAAGTAGTATTGCGGAATCTTCCAG GAACGCACGTGCGACTGAAAGAGAACGTGGTCCTCCCAGAAGGCAGCCACAAGAATTTTCCAAAAAGCGGCTTCTGTTTACAATCGCGATAACAGGCATTGCTGTTTTATTAGGCTCACTTCTTTTCCAGAGGAAAGTCTAG